One Malus domestica chromosome 11, GDT2T_hap1 genomic region harbors:
- the LOC139189441 gene encoding uncharacterized protein encodes MNPLISLLQCLALIIPLFITISVSATPLNIPLLSPNAGTFVQGNYFAHDHPKPLSAFDPDTEFETFYYNQTLDHFNFRPDSFNIFQQRYLINFKHWGGSNISAPIFAYLGEEEAIDADLSIIGFLSENANQFQALQIFIEVRQKEFHACLHVAILSYSYFWKCSLVKLIHIYLIINLKSAYHKYGAPLLWAISPIWIKGRGI; translated from the exons ATGAACCCTCTCATATCTTTGCTTCAATGCCTTGCACTAATTATTCCTCTCTTTATTACAATCTCAGTTTCTGCTACACCTTTAAACATCCCGCTGCTAAGTCCGAATGCTGGAACATTTGTACAAGGAAATTATTTTGCACACGACCACCCAAAACCTTTGTCTGCATTTGATCCAGATACAGAATTTGAAACATTTTATTACAACCAAACACTTGACCATTTCAACTTCAGGCCTGATAGCTTCAATATTTTTCAGCAAAGATATTTGATCAATTTCAAGCATTGGGGAGGCTCCAATATCAGCGCGCCGATATTTGCTTACCTTGGTGAAGAAGAAGCCATTGATGCTGATCTATCAATTATTGGCTTTCTTAGTGAAAACGCCAATCAGTTTCAAGCTCTCCAGATATTTATAGAGGTACGTCAGAAAGAGTTCCACGCATGTCTGCATGTCGCCATTTTGAGTTATTCGTATTTTTGGAAATGTTCTCTTGTTAAACTTATTCACATCTACTTGATTATCAACTTAAAAAGTGCTTATCACAAATATGGGG CACCGTTACTATGGGCAATCAGTCCCATTTGGATCAAGGGAAGAGGCATTTAA